A segment of the Candidatus Pelagisphaera phototrophica genome:
GCGAAATCCGAGTGGGAGCCGGAATGAGAATTAAGGAACTTTGCGGTATCGCCTGTCGTGAAGGTCTCGAAGGGTTCGAGTTCTTGGAAGGAATTCCTGGAAGCGTCGGTGGTGCCCTACGAATGAATGCGGGAGCAATGGGTGGATGGATGTTCGATGTCGTTAAGAGCGTCCGATTTGTCAACCTTGATGGAACCTTGGTCGAAGCAAATGTGAAGGAGCTGAGTGTTGGCTACCGCCATTGTCGAGAACTTGAGAGAGCGATTGCCCTGGATGCTATTTTGGTCGCCAGTGCCGTTGGGCAAAAGGAAGTGGAATTGCGCAAGGCGATCGATGTCTACCAGTCGAAGCGTAAAGAATCCCAGCCAAGGGAACCGAGTGCTGGTTGCATTTTCAAAAATCCCGAAGGAGCCTCCGCGGGGCAGCTCATTGATGAGCTCGGTCTAAAAGGATCTGCAATCGGAGGCGCTGAAATCAGTCCGGTTCACGGAAATTTTATCGTAAATCGGGGCGGTGCAACGAGCGAGGATGTGATCGAGCTGGTGCGATTGGTGATAAGGGTCGCAAAATCGCGAAGATCCATAGACCTCGAACCCGAGGCTTTGCTTTACGGCAGTGAATGGAAGGATGCGCTGTCATGAAAAACGAGCCAGTAGTGGCTGTGGTTTGCGGAGGAACGTCCGCGGAGCGGGAAATTTCATTAAGTTCAGGCCTGGCAGTTGCTGAAGCGTTTGGGTCGCTCTTCGAGGTGGAGCGAATCGAGCTGTCAGAGGAGTCTGTCCCCGTACAACTGAATAAGAAGCGACATGTGGTGTTTTCCACCCTCCATGGAACGTTCGGAGAAGATGGTGCTTTTCAGTCTTTGTTGGAGGTAGAGGGAATCGAATATGCGGGATGCGATGTGCGGAGCAGCCAGCTCACTTTCGACAAGGTGAAGACAAAGTCAGTGCTGAGTGATGTTGGGATTCCGGTTGCAGACCAAATAGCCTTTCATCGCCATTCGCCCCCGGATCCGGGAGAAGCGATTGAAAAATTGGGGCCGGCAGTCGTTCTGAAACCGGTGAAGCAAGGAAGCAGCATAGGGCTCGGTTTTGCGAATTCGGTCGAGGAGCTGGAAAGTTTGCTTTCCGATCTCAAGTTTGATGACTGGATGCTGGAAAGTATGATCGTAGGGAAAGAGCTTTCGGTAGGCGTGCTGGACGGGAAAGCGACCGAAATCGTCGAGATTCGACCCAGATCGGGGCAATACGACTACGAGAGCAAGTATACAAAGGGGTTGACCGAGTTTGTTGTACCGGCGCCACTTTCGGCAGAGCTGGAATGTGAGATAAAAGAGATCGCAGAGCGAACGTTTGAGGCCTGCGGCTGTAGGGATTATGCTAGGGTAGACCTGATGTTCAGCCAATCAAATTACCCATTTGTTCTGGAGGTGAACACCCTTCCGGGGATGAAGGAAACGAGTCTTCTTCCCATGTCAGCAGCAGCGGCGGGGATAAATTTCAAAGCTCTGTTAAAAAAATTAGTAGAGCCTGCGTTCTTGAGATTTTATTCTAAGTATTCAGTCTGCTGATATGTCTGGAAGAAAACCGTCGAAAAATGCGAGCAAATCCAGGTCTTGGAAAGATATCGACCAAGACGTTAAGACGAAGAGCATGAGCTCAGCTGCTCTTAAGAGAGCGATTTTCTCTCGTTGCCGTAAATTTGCCTTCTATTCGATTCTCGTAATAGCCCTAGTGGGAGGGGCAAAATTATTTCTCATGACGGAAGGCGTTTCCACCGCGCTGACGAGAGCGGGAAAGTCGCTTCCAATAAAGAGTATCGAAATTGAGAGTGACGCTCTGTCCCGTGAATGGGTACTTAACTATCTTGGCCTAGATGGTTATGAAACGCCGAATTTGCTCGGTTTAGATTTGGGCAGTTTGAAGGAGAGACTGGAACTTCAGGCACAAGTTTCTTCCGTCAAGATAGCCCGCCAGCTTCCGGATACGCTCTACATTGCTATTCAGGAAAGAGAGCCAATTGCCAAAGTGCTTGCGGAGGACGTTGAGCGTGGAAGAATTACGCTTCTTGTCGATCGAACGGGAGTCATCTATGAGGGGATCGGCTACGATTCGAAGCGGATTAGCCTATTGCCTTTTCTGGACGGGATTCGATTGAAGCGAAACGAGGGTCAGTACGAGGCGATCACAGGTATGGAACATGTGGGCAAGCTTTTGTCTGAAGCCTTTGAAATCGCTCCACACATTTACCGATCTTGGAAAGTCGTTTCGCTAGAAGCGCTTCCGAAGTTGATTGTGAAAAGCAATTTTGCCAAAGAAATCATCTTTGAACCGGTTTTAACGGACTACCGGCGCCAATTGGCTGAGTTGGATTACATAATTGATTACCACAAGAGTCATTCCTACAAGAGCATCGCCAAAGTGGACTTGACGATGAATTCACAGGTTCCGGTCACAAACGTGGCAATGACTCGTTAGAGTATCGAACTAGATACTACATAAATTTAAATCGCTTCCGAACGTGTACAAATCTAAAGTAATCGCGGGCATTGAAATTGGAACGAGCAAGATTTCCGTTTTGCTCGGAGAAATAGTGGAGGGGCGTAGCCTGAATATCATCGGCCTCGGACAGTCATCTTCAAAAGGGGTTTTGAAAGGGAATATAGTAGACTTTCATGACGCGAGCGACTGTGTCCATGCCGCAATTCTCTCGGCGGAGGAGCAAGCTGGAATAAAGATAGATGGAGTTTATCTAGCAGTAAGTGGCAGCGATATCGAGGGATTTCCGAGCGAAGCCTCGGTCAACGTAACATCTCGAGATCGTCGTGTATCCATGGAGGAGATTCACCAGGTGTCGACTATGGCAAAAGGTCGAGACCTGGCTGAAGACCGTGCGGTGATTCATCATTTGAGACGACCTTATCGTCTGGATAATAGGTCCGTCGAAAAGCCATTTAATCTGGAAGGTGACCGGCTCGAAGCCAGCTATTGGACAGTTCATGGCAACGCGCGGAAGATTGGAGACGCGATCCATATCATCAATGGATTCAATTTGCATGTGGATGACGTTGTTTTATCAGCCCTCGCGGCGGGATCAGTAGTCGCGTCTGATGAAGAAAAAAAGAATGGCTGTCTCGTGGTCGATATTGGGCAGGGGGCGACAGATTACGCCGCCTACCAAGATGGAAACTGCGTAATGGCGGGTAGTATGCCAATTGGGGGAGACCATATTTCCAATGACTTGAGTATCGGGCTTCGTATGCGCCTGAGCCAGGCAGAGAGTTTAAAGCATCGATACGGGACTGCGGTGGTAGAGCATAAGAACAAGAAGGAGAAAGTCTGGCTCAACAACGATTTCGAAATTGGGGACCGCCCAATTCCGCTTTGGAGCATCGAGAAAATCGTCGAGTTGCGGATGACTGAGATTTTTGAGGTAATTCAGAAGAAACTCGGTACCTACGGTCGGCGAGAAAGGCTTTCGGGTGGGGTGATTTTGAGTGGAGGCGGTGCCAACCTGATACGGAGCGATAATTGTGCGGAGCTTGTGTTTGGTGTTCCGGCAAGAATTGGAGATAACGGAACGATGGCTTCTGGCGAATTGAGGGAATCTCAGTACAGCGTTGTTCTGGGGCTTCTAAAGTATGGGCTGCAATACCAAAGTAAAGTGGGCCCGGAAGGGCAACCTGCGGGAATAATTGGTAAACTGAAGGGACTATTTAACTAAGACAAACGGATTTAAGATGTACGAAACCGAGCAAATAAAAATGAAGGTTGTTGGAGTCGGCGGTGCTGGTTCCAATATTGTAGATCGACTGATGCTTTCCAATCCCAATGGGGTTGACTTGACCGCTATCAACACGGATGAACAATCCTTGGCTGGGTCACCCGTGCTTGATAAGTACTGTATCGGAAAGCGGGTTACGCGTGGGCTCGGAGCAGGGGGGGATTCGTCAATAGGACGGGAAGCGGCCTTAGCGGACAAGCAAGTCCTTGAAGGCATTGTAAAAGGCATCGATTTGCTTTTTATCACTGCAGGTTTGGGCGGTGGAACAGGGTCGGGCGTATCCCCAGTGCTCGCTGACTTGGCTTCCCAAAATGGAACGACCGTTATCGCATTCGTTACGATGCCGTTTACGATTGAGCGGGCGGGACGAGCAAAAGT
Coding sequences within it:
- a CDS encoding D-alanine--D-alanine ligase family protein, whose amino-acid sequence is MKNEPVVAVVCGGTSAEREISLSSGLAVAEAFGSLFEVERIELSEESVPVQLNKKRHVVFSTLHGTFGEDGAFQSLLEVEGIEYAGCDVRSSQLTFDKVKTKSVLSDVGIPVADQIAFHRHSPPDPGEAIEKLGPAVVLKPVKQGSSIGLGFANSVEELESLLSDLKFDDWMLESMIVGKELSVGVLDGKATEIVEIRPRSGQYDYESKYTKGLTEFVVPAPLSAELECEIKEIAERTFEACGCRDYARVDLMFSQSNYPFVLEVNTLPGMKETSLLPMSAAAAGINFKALLKKLVEPAFLRFYSKYSVC
- a CDS encoding cell division protein FtsQ/DivIB encodes the protein MSGRKPSKNASKSRSWKDIDQDVKTKSMSSAALKRAIFSRCRKFAFYSILVIALVGGAKLFLMTEGVSTALTRAGKSLPIKSIEIESDALSREWVLNYLGLDGYETPNLLGLDLGSLKERLELQAQVSSVKIARQLPDTLYIAIQEREPIAKVLAEDVERGRITLLVDRTGVIYEGIGYDSKRISLLPFLDGIRLKRNEGQYEAITGMEHVGKLLSEAFEIAPHIYRSWKVVSLEALPKLIVKSNFAKEIIFEPVLTDYRRQLAELDYIIDYHKSHSYKSIAKVDLTMNSQVPVTNVAMTR
- the ftsA gene encoding cell division protein FtsA, whose product is MYKSKVIAGIEIGTSKISVLLGEIVEGRSLNIIGLGQSSSKGVLKGNIVDFHDASDCVHAAILSAEEQAGIKIDGVYLAVSGSDIEGFPSEASVNVTSRDRRVSMEEIHQVSTMAKGRDLAEDRAVIHHLRRPYRLDNRSVEKPFNLEGDRLEASYWTVHGNARKIGDAIHIINGFNLHVDDVVLSALAAGSVVASDEEKKNGCLVVDIGQGATDYAAYQDGNCVMAGSMPIGGDHISNDLSIGLRMRLSQAESLKHRYGTAVVEHKNKKEKVWLNNDFEIGDRPIPLWSIEKIVELRMTEIFEVIQKKLGTYGRRERLSGGVILSGGGANLIRSDNCAELVFGVPARIGDNGTMASGELRESQYSVVLGLLKYGLQYQSKVGPEGQPAGIIGKLKGLFN